From a single Desulfuribacillus stibiiarsenatis genomic region:
- the veg gene encoding biofilm formation stimulator Veg, with the protein MAAKNALRDIKRSLEGYIGEKIKLRANGGRRKTIERSGVLEEVYPSVFIVKLDQEQHAFKRVSYSYADILTESVELTIFRNDDQIKITYQE; encoded by the coding sequence ATGGCGGCGAAGAATGCTTTGCGTGATATTAAACGCAGCTTGGAAGGTTACATTGGAGAAAAGATTAAACTCCGTGCGAATGGCGGACGTAGAAAGACCATTGAACGGAGTGGAGTTTTGGAAGAGGTATATCCTTCTGTTTTTATAGTGAAGCTTGACCAAGAACAACACGCCTTTAAGAGGGTATCGTACAGTTATGCTGATATTCTAACGGAATCCGTGGAATTGACGATTTTCCGTAACGACGATCAAATCAAAATCACTTACCAGGAGTAG
- the ispE gene encoding 4-(cytidine 5'-diphospho)-2-C-methyl-D-erythritol kinase yields MKVTELAKAKINLTLDILGKRDDGYHEVEMIMQSIDLTDQMVFTLTDEPKITIECDVSYVPTDERNLAYKAAKLLQQKFAVDKGVHIVLNKKIPVSAGLAGGSSNAAATLRGLNQLWQLNVTIDELAELGSEVGSDVPFCVYGGTAIARGRGEKIERITKAPPMTILLAKPQISVSTAVAYQNFSMDKILKKPDTKAVISAIQNQDPQAICHHLGNVLETATFAMHPEVEKLKEQMKSFGADGVLMSGSGPTVYGIVLKEKRAMRIFNALRGFCNEVFLVRTV; encoded by the coding sequence ATGAAAGTAACGGAATTAGCGAAGGCTAAAATTAATCTTACGCTTGATATCTTAGGAAAACGTGATGATGGATATCATGAAGTTGAAATGATCATGCAATCGATAGATTTGACAGATCAAATGGTTTTTACACTGACGGATGAACCGAAAATCACGATTGAGTGTGATGTGAGTTATGTTCCAACGGATGAAAGAAACCTTGCATATAAAGCGGCCAAATTACTGCAACAGAAGTTTGCTGTCGATAAAGGCGTACATATTGTTTTGAACAAAAAGATTCCTGTCTCTGCTGGGCTTGCCGGTGGAAGTAGCAATGCGGCGGCTACATTACGTGGTCTCAATCAATTATGGCAGTTAAACGTAACGATTGATGAGCTTGCGGAGTTAGGCAGTGAGGTCGGCTCCGATGTACCGTTTTGCGTTTATGGTGGGACGGCGATTGCAAGGGGTAGGGGCGAGAAGATTGAACGGATTACAAAGGCTCCACCAATGACGATTTTACTTGCTAAGCCACAGATTAGTGTTTCGACGGCGGTTGCTTATCAGAATTTTTCGATGGATAAAATTTTGAAAAAGCCTGACACCAAGGCAGTCATAAGCGCGATTCAGAACCAAGACCCGCAAGCGATTTGCCATCACCTTGGCAACGTACTAGAAACGGCTACTTTTGCCATGCACCCAGAGGTTGAAAAGCTTAAGGAACAAATGAAGAGCTTTGGTGCGGATGGAGTATTAATGTCCGGAAGTGGACCTACTGTGTATGGAATTGTATTGAAGGAAAAGCGAGCGATGAGAATTTTTAATGCATTACGTGGCTTTTGCAATGAAGTATTTCTTGTTCGGACGGTATAA
- the purR gene encoding pur operon repressor, giving the protein MMKLKRSARIAELTRIFIENPRTPFQLSYFSEQFDVAKSSISEDIAILEEYFRERGLGEVITTAGASGGVKYIPRLKIEEAREWMLHEIERLAVPERILPGGFLYMSDLLGETSFIRGVGKIFAEAFAEVKADMILTVETKGIPIALATALYLNIPMVVVRRDNKVTEGTTVSVNYVSGSSGRIQTMSLSRRSVPQNSRVLILDDFMKAGGTTKGMINMLKEFHAECVGVGVLVEMAEPVEKLVTDYISLAKLSEVDEVKQTISVELGSFFKIFEK; this is encoded by the coding sequence ATGATGAAATTAAAGCGAAGTGCTAGAATAGCCGAACTAACAAGGATCTTTATAGAGAATCCACGGACACCTTTTCAGCTTTCTTACTTCTCGGAACAATTCGATGTAGCCAAGTCCTCAATCAGCGAAGATATCGCCATCTTAGAAGAGTACTTCCGTGAGAGAGGATTAGGAGAGGTTATCACAACTGCTGGGGCATCTGGTGGGGTGAAGTATATCCCGAGACTTAAAATCGAAGAGGCAAGAGAGTGGATGCTTCATGAGATCGAACGATTAGCGGTACCAGAGCGTATTCTCCCTGGCGGGTTCCTATACATGTCCGACTTATTAGGAGAGACCTCATTTATCCGTGGTGTAGGGAAGATATTCGCCGAAGCGTTTGCCGAGGTTAAGGCAGATATGATTTTGACCGTGGAAACCAAGGGGATTCCAATCGCGTTAGCAACAGCCTTATACTTGAATATACCGATGGTTGTTGTTCGCCGTGATAATAAAGTTACGGAAGGAACGACGGTTAGCGTAAACTATGTCTCAGGCTCTAGTGGTAGAATCCAAACCATGTCGCTCTCTCGTAGGTCGGTACCGCAAAATAGTCGTGTATTGATTTTAGATGACTTTATGAAGGCTGGTGGGACCACAAAGGGTATGATCAATATGCTAAAAGAGTTCCACGCGGAATGTGTGGGGGTCGGAGTGCTTGTGGAGATGGCTGAGCCAGTCGAAAAGCTAGTGACGGATTATATATCTTTAGCAAAATTATCAGAAGTTGATGAGGTCAAACAGACGATTTCTGTGGAATTAGGAAGTTTTTTCAAAATTTTTGAAAAATAA
- the spoVG gene encoding septation regulator SpoVG, with the protein MEVTDVRLRRVNTEGRMKAIASITIDSEFVVHDIRVIDGNNGMFVAMPSKRTPDGEFRDIAHPISATTREKIQNAVLTVFHEQEDEVESFGAVVEVV; encoded by the coding sequence ATGGAAGTGACAGATGTGAGATTAAGACGCGTCAATACAGAAGGCCGCATGAAAGCGATAGCTTCAATTACAATTGATAGCGAATTCGTAGTGCATGATATTCGTGTGATCGATGGTAATAATGGTATGTTTGTAGCGATGCCAAGTAAGCGCACGCCCGATGGCGAATTCCGTGATATCGCCCACCCAATTTCAGCAACAACTAGAGAGAAAATTCAGAATGCTGTATTAACGGTTTTTCATGAACAAGAAGATGAAGTAGAGAGCTTCGGAGCAGTTGTAGAAGTAGTGTAA
- the glmU gene encoding bifunctional UDP-N-acetylglucosamine diphosphorylase/glucosamine-1-phosphate N-acetyltransferase GlmU, which yields MSNGVYALILAAGKGTRMKSKHNKVLHQVCGMSMVEHVIYQLKELDIEQIGVVVGHQKDQVMQALGNQVHFIEQKEQLGTGHAVMVANEWLASKQGTTFVLCGDTPLLTADTLQQLLETHRNGQAVCTVLTAIAEDSTAYGRIVRDEHGKVMRIVEQKDASDVEKQIKEVNSGIYCFDNQFLFEALSQITDQNAQKEYYLTDVIEIFNRTGRTVLPCTVSDFREIVGVNDRVALAKANEILNDRLTRYWMQQGVTILDPHTTYIELKVKLGTDITLYPGVHLRGNTIVEEDCIIGPNVEIEDCHIGQGAHIKQSVLSQSTVGQGTNIGPFAYVRPGSKIGANVKIGDFVEIKNAIIGDDSKISHLSYIGDAEVGKNVNIGCGTVTVNYDGKRKHKTIIEDNSFVGCNSNLVAPVTVAENSYVAAGSTITDNVPKRALAIARNRQVNKLDYIKE from the coding sequence ATGAGCAATGGCGTATATGCTCTTATACTTGCAGCAGGAAAAGGAACTCGGATGAAGAGTAAGCATAACAAAGTACTTCATCAGGTATGCGGCATGTCTATGGTAGAACATGTCATATATCAGTTGAAAGAGTTAGATATTGAACAAATTGGGGTTGTTGTTGGTCATCAGAAAGATCAAGTGATGCAGGCCCTTGGTAATCAAGTACATTTTATAGAACAAAAAGAGCAGCTAGGAACAGGCCATGCTGTGATGGTAGCGAACGAATGGCTTGCAAGTAAGCAAGGCACTACGTTTGTATTATGTGGTGACACACCGTTATTAACAGCAGATACCTTGCAACAATTGTTAGAGACACATCGCAATGGGCAAGCAGTATGTACAGTGCTCACGGCGATTGCGGAGGATTCTACTGCCTATGGCAGAATTGTTCGTGATGAGCATGGGAAAGTTATGCGTATCGTAGAGCAGAAGGATGCAAGCGATGTAGAGAAACAGATCAAGGAAGTAAATTCGGGCATTTATTGTTTTGATAATCAATTCTTATTTGAAGCGTTGTCACAAATCACAGATCAAAATGCGCAGAAAGAATATTATCTAACAGATGTTATAGAAATTTTTAATCGCACTGGACGAACTGTTCTTCCTTGTACAGTATCCGATTTTCGTGAAATTGTCGGTGTCAATGATCGTGTAGCGTTAGCCAAGGCAAATGAGATTCTAAACGATCGACTTACCCGTTATTGGATGCAACAAGGTGTAACAATTCTAGACCCACACACTACATATATTGAACTAAAAGTGAAACTGGGCACTGATATTACCCTCTATCCAGGTGTCCATCTACGAGGCAATACGATTGTCGAAGAAGATTGCATCATCGGGCCGAATGTAGAGATTGAGGATTGTCATATAGGGCAAGGAGCTCACATTAAACAAAGTGTTCTTAGCCAGTCGACAGTTGGACAAGGAACGAATATCGGACCATTTGCGTATGTTCGACCTGGTAGTAAGATTGGAGCGAATGTGAAAATCGGTGACTTTGTAGAAATCAAGAATGCAATCATTGGTGATGATTCTAAGATTTCTCATTTAAGTTATATAGGTGATGCGGAAGTCGGGAAGAATGTGAATATTGGCTGTGGAACAGTAACGGTCAATTATGATGGGAAGCGTAAGCACAAAACAATTATAGAGGATAACTCCTTTGTTGGCTGTAATTCCAATTTAGTTGCTCCTGTAACGGTTGCGGAGAATTCTTATGTGGCAGCAGGTTCAACTATTACAGATAATGTGCCGAAACGTGCGCTAGCAATTGCGCGGAACCGCCAAGTCAATAAATTGGATTATATCAAGGAGTAA
- a CDS encoding ribose-phosphate diphosphokinase — translation MWENCDTTKMKLFACNSNPNLAKGISEYTGIPIGRSQVVRFSDGEININIEESVRGADTFVVQSTSSPANEHIMEMLIMVDALKRASAKSINLVVPYYGYARQDRKARARDPITAKLIANLIEKSGADRIICMDLHAGQIQGFFDIPLDHLVSMPIIAEYFASKGLEDIVVVSPDHGGVTRTRNLAQKLNAPIAIIDKRRPAPNVAEIMHIIGDIKGKTCILIDDIIDTAGTITLAANALKANGAKAVYAACTHPVLSGPAIERLENSAIEELVVTDTIYLPEEKMISKIAVLSVAPLIGEAIIRIHERLSISKLFD, via the coding sequence ATGTGGGAAAATTGCGACACAACAAAGATGAAGTTGTTTGCTTGTAACTCAAATCCAAACTTGGCTAAGGGAATCAGTGAGTACACTGGAATTCCAATTGGCCGTTCTCAGGTTGTGAGATTTAGCGATGGTGAGATAAATATCAATATTGAGGAAAGTGTTCGCGGAGCAGATACTTTCGTTGTACAATCGACGAGTAGTCCTGCCAACGAGCATATTATGGAAATGCTCATCATGGTGGATGCATTAAAAAGAGCGTCAGCAAAAAGCATAAATCTTGTTGTTCCGTATTATGGATACGCTCGTCAAGACCGTAAAGCAAGAGCAAGAGATCCGATTACTGCAAAGTTAATTGCAAACTTAATTGAAAAATCAGGTGCTGACCGTATCATATGCATGGATTTACATGCTGGTCAGATACAAGGATTTTTCGATATTCCATTAGATCATTTAGTCAGTATGCCAATCATCGCAGAATATTTTGCTAGCAAAGGCTTAGAGGATATTGTTGTAGTTTCCCCTGACCATGGTGGAGTGACAAGAACGAGGAATTTAGCACAAAAGCTAAATGCTCCTATCGCTATTATAGATAAGCGTCGACCGGCGCCAAATGTAGCTGAAATTATGCATATTATTGGTGACATCAAAGGTAAAACATGTATCTTAATTGACGATATTATTGACACGGCAGGCACAATCACATTAGCGGCAAACGCTCTAAAAGCAAATGGAGCGAAAGCTGTTTACGCTGCTTGCACACATCCTGTTTTATCAGGGCCGGCGATTGAAAGATTAGAGAATTCAGCGATAGAAGAACTGGTGGTAACGGACACGATTTATCTGCCGGAAGAAAAGATGATTTCTAAAATTGCTGTATTATCTGTAGCTCCCCTGATTGGAGAAGCAATTATCAGGATTCATGAACGTTTATCGATTAGTAAGTTATTTGATTAA
- the pth gene encoding aminoacyl-tRNA hydrolase, whose amino-acid sequence MKLIVGLGNPGTQYRNTRHNAGFFLVDELAKKLGVSVEQSKFKGLIGEARLGQEKVLLLKPQTYMNLSGESIRAAMEWHKLGPEDILVAYDDMDIELGKIKFRPKGRPGGHNGIKSIIAHLGTDEFARLKIGIGRPQGVDVVSYVLTNFTQDERSEIDGAILKGIEGVDCFIETSNIQESMNKFNG is encoded by the coding sequence ATGAAGTTAATTGTTGGTTTAGGGAACCCAGGTACACAGTACAGAAATACTCGGCATAATGCAGGTTTCTTCCTTGTGGATGAGCTAGCTAAAAAGCTTGGAGTGTCAGTGGAACAAAGTAAATTCAAAGGGCTAATTGGTGAGGCACGCCTAGGTCAAGAGAAGGTATTATTACTAAAGCCACAAACCTATATGAATCTCAGTGGTGAATCCATACGTGCAGCGATGGAGTGGCATAAACTAGGCCCAGAAGACATATTAGTGGCATATGATGATATGGACATTGAACTTGGGAAAATCAAGTTTCGTCCAAAAGGCCGACCAGGTGGGCACAATGGGATTAAGTCAATCATTGCTCACTTAGGTACAGATGAATTTGCTCGCTTGAAGATTGGAATTGGAAGGCCGCAAGGAGTAGATGTCGTGTCGTATGTTCTAACGAATTTCACTCAAGACGAACGCAGTGAAATTGACGGGGCGATCCTGAAAGGTATTGAAGGAGTAGATTGTTTTATTGAAACTTCTAATATACAGGAATCGATGAATAAATTTAATGGATAA
- a CDS encoding anti-sigma-F factor Fin produces the protein MKFIYHCKHCHTVIDILEADRTIEKDLGLQDLSQQEKDELLYFDAAEQSVYVRTVCDFCYEAIQANPELALVGSPLQ, from the coding sequence ATGAAATTTATCTATCACTGCAAGCATTGTCATACTGTCATTGACATACTAGAAGCAGATCGAACGATTGAAAAAGACCTTGGATTACAAGATTTATCACAGCAAGAAAAAGACGAACTGTTATACTTTGATGCTGCTGAACAAAGTGTATATGTTCGGACGGTTTGTGATTTTTGTTATGAAGCGATTCAAGCAAATCCAGAGTTAGCATTAGTCGGAAGTCCATTACAATAA